A single Dunckerocampus dactyliophorus isolate RoL2022-P2 chromosome 2, RoL_Ddac_1.1, whole genome shotgun sequence DNA region contains:
- the aclyb gene encoding ATP-citrate synthase isoform X4 — protein sequence MKETTVGKAKGVLKNFLIEPFVAHKQEEEFYLCIYATREGDHVLFHHEGGVEVGEVDAKAQRLMVAIDDKLSEDQVTQQLLTHVPDDRKEILAGFIVGLFNLYEDLYFTYLEINPLVVTQDAVYILDMAAKIDATADYICKAKWGNVEFPPPFGREAYPEEAYIADLDAKSGASLKLTLLNPRGRIWTMVAGGGASVVYSDTICDLGGVDELANYGEYSGAPSEQQTYDYAKTILSLMTREKHPEGKVLIIGGSIANFTNVAATFKGIVRAIKDYQGPLKEHEVTIFVRRGGPNYQEGLRVMGEVGKTTGIPIHVFGTETHMTAIVGMALGHKPIPNQPPVDAHTANFLLNSSNNVMTPATTRTASFSESRMSNDITPAKRCKAGRSADPLHSLLWPLKNVVTGDWKEVQASSGCSGAKATTLFSKHTKAVIWGMQTRAVQGMLDFDYVCSREEPSVAAMVYPFTGDHKQKFYWGHKEILLPVYKNMADAMKKHPGVDVLISFASLRSAFDSTMEVMKFPQIHTIAIIAEGIPEAQTRKMIKKADEKGVTIIGPATVGGIKPGCFKIGNTGGMLDNILASKLYRPGSVAYVSRSGGMSNELNNIISRTTDGVYEGVAIGGDRYPGSTFMDHVLRYQDTPGVKMIVVLGEIGGTEEYKICQGIKEGTITKPVVCWCIGTCATMFASEVQFGHAGACANQATETAVAKNQALREAGAYVPKSFDELGDVIRTVYDELVASGTIVPAQEVPPPTVPMDYSWARELGLIRKPASFMTSICDERGQELIYAGMPITEVFKEEMGLGGVLGLLWFQRRLPRYACQFVEMCLMVTADHGPAVSGAHNTIVCARAGKDLISSLTSGLLTIGDRFGGALDAAAKQFSKAFDSGMLPMEFVNKMKKDGKLIMGIGHRVKSINNPDMRVQILKDFVKQHFPSTHLLDYALDVEKITTSKKPNLILNVDGFIGVAFVDLLRTCGGFTRDEADEFVEIGALNGIFVLGRSMGFIGHYLDQKRLKQGLYRHPWDDISYVLPEHMSI from the exons ATGAAGGAGACCACC GTGGGTAAGGCAAAGGGTGTGCTGAAGAACTTCCTCATCGAGCCATTTGTTGCGCACAAACAG GAGGAAGAGTTTTATTTGTGCATCTACGCCACACGTGAGGGTGACCACGTGCTCTTCCACCACGAGGGGGGCGTTGAAGTGGGCGAGGTGGATGCCAAAGCCCAGCGGCTGATGGTTGCCATTGATGACAAGCTCAGTGAGGATCAAGTGACACAGCAGCTGCTCACACACGTTCCTGATGACAGGAAAGA AATCCTGGCCGGCTTTATAGTGGGTCTGTTCAACCTCTATGAGGACCTCTATTTCACCTACCTGGAGATCAACCCTTTAG TCGTTACCCAGGATGCTGTTTACATCCTGGACATGGCAGCTAAGATTGATGCCACAGCTGATTATATCTGCAAGGCCAAGTGGGGGAATGTGGAGTTTCCACCACCTTTTGGTAGAGAGGCCTATCCAGAG GAGGCCTATATAGCTGATCTGGATGCAAAGAGTGGAGCCAGTCTCAAGCTGACGCTACTAAACCCTCGTGGCAGGATCTGGACAATGGTGGCAGGGGGAGGTGCTTCTGTAGTATACAG CGACACCATCTGTGACTTGGGCGGTGTGGACGAGCTCGCAAACTATGGCGAGTACTCTGGTGCACCCAGCGAGCAGCAGACCTATGACTATGCCAAAACTATCCTGTCCCTCATGACTCGTGAAAAACACCCAGAAG GCAAGGTGCTGATCATTGGAGGAAGTATTGCCAACTTTACCAATGTTGCAGCCACCTTCAAG GGCATCGTTAGGGCCATCAAAGACTACCAAGGTCCTCTGAAGGAGCATGAGGTCACCATCTTTGTTCGACGTGGTGGCCCCAACTACCAGGAGGGGCTCAGGGTGATGGGGGAAGTGG ggAAGACCACTGGTATTCCTATCCATGTGTTTGGAACAGAGACCCATATGACCGCCATTGTTGGTATGGCCCTGGGACACAAGCCCATCCCCAACCAGCCGCCAGTAGATGCACATACTGCCAACTTCCTCCTGAATTCAAGCAACAATGTCATG ACTCCGGCTACCACAAGGACCGCCTCTTTCTCTGAATCCAGGATGTCCAATGATATCACTCCTGCCAAAAGGTGTAAAGCAGGTCGTTCAGCAG ACCCTCTTCATTCACTACTGTGGCCTCTGAAGAATGTGGTCACAGGTGATTGGAAAG AAGTACAGGCCTCATCAGGCTGCAGTGGAG CCAAAGCCACCACGCTCTTCAGCAAACACACCAAGGCAGTCATCTGGGGAATGCAGACGCGAGCTGTACAAGGAATGCTGGACTTTGACTATGTCTGCTCCCGAGAGGAACCCTCAGTAGCCGCCATGGTTTACCCATTCAC tgGGGATCACAAGCAGAAATTTTACTGGGGCCACAAAGAGATCCTGTTGCCGGTCTACAAGAACATGGCCGATGCCATGAAGAAGCACCCCGGGGTGGACGTGCTGATCAGCTTTGCGTCACTGCGCTCAGCCTTCGACAGCACCATGGAGGTCATGAAGTTCCCGCAG ATTCACACCATCGCCATAATTGCTGAGGGCATCCCTGAAGCTCAGACCAGGAAGATGATCAAGAAGGCGGACGAGAAAGGCGTCACTATCATTGGCCCAGCCACA GTTGGTGGCATCAAGCCGGGTTGTTTCAAGATAGGCAACACCGGTGGCATGCTGGATAACATTCTCGCTTCCAAGCTTTATCGTCCAGGCAGCGTTGCGTACGTGTCGCGTTCAGGGGGCATGTCCAACGAGCTGAACAACATCATCTCTCGTACTACTGACGGCGTCTACGAGGGTGTGGCCATCGGAGGAGACAG ATACCCGGGCTCCACATTTATGGACCACGTCCTTCGCTACCAGGACACTCCAGGGGTTAAGATGATCGTGGTGCTGGGAGAG ATTGGTGGCACAGAGGAGTACAAAATCTGCCAAGGTATCAAAGAGGGCACGATCACCAAACCAGTGGTGTGCTGGTGTATCGGAACCTGCGCTACCATGTTTGCATCAGAG GTCCAATTCGGCCATGCCGGAGCATGTGCCAACCAAGCAACGGAGACTGCAGTGGCCAAGAACCAGGCCCTGAGGGAAGCCGGAGCTTATGTACCTAAGAGCTTTGACGAGCTGGGTGATGTCATCAG GACTGTTTATGATGAACTGGTGGCCAGTGGGACCATTGTTCCTGCCCAGGAGGTGCCGCCCCCAACTGTACCCATGGATTACTCTTGGGCCAGG GAATTAGGCCTGATCCGTAAACCAGCCTCCTTCATGACCAGCATCTGTGACGAGCGAGGCCAGGAGCTCATCTACGCCGGCATGCCCATCACTGAGGTCTTCAAAGAGGAGATGGGTTTAGGAGGAGTGTTGGGACTGCTCTGGTTCCAACGCAG GTTGCCACGCTATGCCTGCCAGTTCGTTGAGATGTGCCTGATGGTGACTGCTGACCATGGGCCTGCTGTCTCTGGGGCACACAACACCATCGTCTGTGCACGAGCTGGGAAGGACCTCATCTCTAGCCTCACGTCTGGCCTGCTCACTATC GGAGACCGTTTTGGCGGGGCACTCGATGCAGCCGCTAAGCAGTTTAGCAAGGCCTTTGATAGCGGCATGCTGCCTATGGAGTTTGTcaacaagatgaagaaggaTGGCAAGCTCATCATGGGCATTGGACACCGCGTCAAATCA ATCAACAACCCGGACATGCGGGTGCAGATACTCAAGGACTTTGTGAAGCAGCATTTTCCTTCTACTCATCTGCTTGACTACGCCTTAGATGTGGAGAAGATCACCACCTCCAAG AAACCCAACCTTATCCTCAATGTAGATGGTTTTATTGGTGTTGCCTTCGTGGACCTACTTAGGACCTGTGGTGGCTTCACACG